The sequence below is a genomic window from Gossypium hirsutum isolate 1008001.06 chromosome A11, Gossypium_hirsutum_v2.1, whole genome shotgun sequence.
aaaatgaaaaatcaaaGTGGATGGGAAGTGGGAATATAATGTGGGATGATGCTCTCCTTCATCAACTAGCTAggcaaaagaacaaaaaaaaaattacagttGAGAGAAACAACCAGTGTGCTTGAATTGATCAACCTCCAAGCTTCCTTTTCTGTTTATCCATGCCTTCAATAAAGCTTGTAAGAACTCTCATGGCCCTAATTTGACCCTGCAAAGTTAATATATACCCAGCAGTTTCTTCAAACAGCTTATCCACCCCTAATGCTTCACCTCCTGGAACTATCCTTTGCAATGCCACAATCTTTCTTTTTACTTCTATcctctcatcatcatcatcatcgtcgtcttcttcttcttcttcttcttcctctctcaaaGAATCCTTGTTTTGAGACTTCAAGTAGACTGTCCTTTTCCTGGTGGTGCCCCGGGTTGTTTGGAAAGTGGGAAAAGCTTCATGCAATGCACTTCCCATCAAAGGGTTTTGCTGGGTTTTGCTGTAAAAAGTGGGTGTATTTGTCTGGTTTACGGCATTGATCTCCATTAACAGAGGGGGCAAAGCAAAGCAAAAGGAAAGGAGCTGAGTTTTGGGTGTGCATGAGATGAGAGGGGGGGTGTTATATTCAGAGATTTTGCCAATGCCAGCCAAGGCAATTGAGGCCCCACGGGGTTATTGGGGTTCCCCAAGCGTACggcgtttttctttttcttttccgtATGAGCTGAGCGGTGAAATTCACTCTCTGTGCAAAAGCGCGTGACTGGATTTGTCGTGCAGTGCTTTGCATGTGCCATGGTGAAGGGGTTAAGAGCAGGCAAAATGTACAACAGGGCACATGCAGCGAGTGGAAAGCTGTCtggaaatataaaagaaaacattgacGGGAATCCCCAAACGCAGTCGGAAGCGAGTG
It includes:
- the LOC107923968 gene encoding transcription factor PAR1, which encodes MEINAVNQTNTPTFYSKTQQNPLMGSALHEAFPTFQTTRGTTRKRTVYLKSQNKDSLREEEEEEEEDDDDDDDERIEVKRKIVALQRIVPGGEALGVDKLFEETAGYILTLQGQIRAMRVLTSFIEGMDKQKRKLGG